The following proteins are encoded in a genomic region of Methanobrevibacter gottschalkii DSM 11977:
- the hdrC gene encoding ferredoxin:CoB-CoM heterodisulfide reductase subunit HdrC, translated as MQKITDSPIDFAEEIIEDVKNSKEEGVLKCVQCGMCTSTCPAALHSDYNPRDIIERVLDGDVSIIEDDCIWNCFYCYTCHSVCPVGNSVCEVNQILKQFAIKNEIGHDKLYEYMGFADSYFTAAIGAIPEIFFKDIDRDVPGWWDFRLHLDEIRKELDLNPPLMPSKEVIDEVSKILTITGFKDKIETIRSTQEDKNESNSR; from the coding sequence ATGCAAAAAATTACGGATTCACCGATTGATTTTGCTGAAGAGATTATTGAAGATGTAAAAAACTCTAAAGAAGAAGGTGTTTTAAAATGTGTTCAATGTGGAATGTGTACTTCAACATGTCCTGCAGCATTACATTCTGATTATAATCCTCGTGATATTATTGAAAGAGTATTGGATGGTGATGTATCAATTATTGAAGATGATTGTATCTGGAATTGTTTTTATTGTTATACATGTCATAGTGTATGTCCTGTTGGAAATAGTGTATGTGAAGTAAATCAAATTTTAAAGCAGTTTGCAATTAAAAACGAAATTGGACATGATAAACTTTATGAATACATGGGTTTTGCAGATTCTTATTTTACTGCAGCTATTGGAGCAATTCCTGAAATATTTTTCAAAGATATTGATCGTGATGTGCCGGGATGGTGGGATTTTAGATTACATTTAGATGAAATTAGAAAAGAATTAGATTTAAATCCTCCTTTAATGCCGTCAAAAGAAGTTATTGATGAAGTAAGTAAAATTTTGACCATTACCGGTTTTAAAGATAAAATTGAAACAATAAGGTCAACACAGGAGGATAAAAATGAAAGTAATTCCAGATAG
- the hdrB gene encoding ferredoxin:CoB-CoM heterodisulfide reductase subunit HdrB codes for MKVIPDSDILLFRSCLVSVEYPGIESSTKFVFDKLGIDYAISENQTCCTGLGHYSDVFDQIDTTAIGARNFKIAGNLGRKNLVMMCATCYAINKKSVKLLNKKDDLRNHINKLFDDNDLSHLKYEKDDLNPTENIFHVVDILYGKKDEIKDNIKYDLSDYAIATHHGCHYCKVHYEDTIGGVRDPNILDELIEACGCNTIGWYDYKRATCGTGFRQRYSNPDLSFTATADKMNSIDDENVDILVHLCPNCHIQFDRYQHLIGEREGRKFRAIHLNIAQFIALAMGGDFDKVIGVKAHTVPIDSVIKELKEVNK; via the coding sequence ATGAAAGTAATTCCAGATAGTGATATTCTTTTATTTAGAAGCTGTCTTGTTAGTGTTGAATATCCAGGTATTGAATCATCAACAAAGTTTGTTTTTGATAAATTGGGAATTGATTATGCAATTTCAGAAAATCAAACCTGTTGTACTGGGCTTGGTCATTATTCTGATGTGTTTGATCAGATTGATACAACAGCTATTGGAGCACGTAATTTTAAAATAGCAGGTAATTTAGGTCGTAAAAATTTAGTTATGATGTGTGCAACATGTTATGCAATTAATAAAAAATCAGTAAAATTACTCAACAAAAAAGATGATTTGAGAAATCATATTAACAAGCTATTTGATGATAATGACTTGTCTCACTTAAAATATGAAAAAGATGATTTAAATCCAACAGAAAATATTTTTCATGTTGTGGATATTTTGTATGGTAAAAAAGATGAAATTAAAGATAATATTAAATATGATTTAAGTGATTATGCAATAGCAACACACCATGGATGTCATTACTGTAAAGTACACTATGAGGATACTATTGGTGGTGTGAGGGATCCTAATATTCTTGATGAATTGATTGAAGCATGTGGTTGTAATACTATTGGTTGGTATGATTACAAACGTGCAACATGTGGGACTGGATTTAGGCAGAGGTATTCTAATCCTGATTTGTCATTTACAGCAACTGCTGACAAAATGAATTCAATAGATGATGAAAATGTTGATATTTTAGTTCATCTATGTCCGAATTGCCATATTCAATTTGATAGGTATCAACATTTAATCGGAGAACGTGAAGGCAGAAAATTCAGAGCAATACATCTAAATATAGCTCAGTTTATTGCATTGGCTATGGGAGGAGATTTTGATAAGGTAATAGGTGTTAAAGCTCACACAGTACCGATAGATTCAGTAATTAAAGAGTTAAAGGAGGTCAACAAATGA
- the hdrA gene encoding ferredoxin:CoB-CoM heterodisulfide reductase subunit HdrA → MRDNLKIGVFLCECGGNIADTIDLDEVRDALDVEFIGQFENLCSLNGRKIIRDAIFDHDLDRVVVAACSPISHEKTFQDYIKPLNPYLMDMANIREQCSWVHSDNEKATHKAITLINASIEKVKQSDAVDPIYCQTPDEVAVIGGGIAGMNATLSLAKQGTKVTLIEQSPSIGGHMAKIGKVFSPVKIAEECGMCLLNPILNELVWNENIEVLTNTKVIEAERRAGTYNLILERSPRYVDTEKCIACGNCAEVCEVEVPNDWNDNLSLRKAIYRPFGQSYPEAYVIDMENCSKCGDCFRECTMKAIRLKGKPERIPLQVGSVIVATGHKLFDMEKRPEYGYTRYDDVITQSELGRITGVNGPTKGKLLKSNGEVPKRVVMIQCVGSRDEKPEGHRYCSKICCTIALKNANIIKHKYPDTDVLICYTDVRTPGMFEKYYKHTQENEVRFIRGRPGEVVKKGDNFIVRTEDTIKGEFVEIEADMVVLSTAMEPSEGTIEIAEILNVGTTEDGFIKESHPKIKPVATDVQGIFVCGTAQDPKDITDSIMQATAAASKVNEYNYGGVEIEPFIAEIDTEKCIVCGDCIERCKYKSMSIQNDEIYIDPMSCTGCGKCLVGCNQRAITVNGNIDEKIMSTIKGVLSKKQEGQRTILVFLDNIGYTAADNIGVNRLSYPESIHIIKVISVNRVRPRHIQYALENGADGVFIGEFPGDLMYDEVERKIQRVKDRIYEMGENPERVTFSKVYIPYFSGLARKFVDFDKKIEELDEAEL, encoded by the coding sequence ATGAGGGATAATTTGAAAATTGGTGTGTTTTTATGTGAATGTGGGGGAAATATTGCAGATACTATTGATTTAGATGAAGTAAGGGATGCATTGGATGTAGAATTCATCGGACAGTTTGAAAATTTATGTTCACTTAATGGACGTAAAATAATTCGTGATGCAATTTTTGACCATGATCTTGATCGTGTTGTAGTTGCAGCATGTTCGCCGATAAGCCATGAAAAAACTTTTCAGGATTATATCAAACCATTAAATCCCTATTTGATGGATATGGCAAATATAAGAGAACAGTGTTCTTGGGTACATTCGGATAATGAAAAAGCAACTCACAAAGCTATTACTTTAATAAATGCTTCTATTGAGAAAGTTAAACAATCTGATGCAGTAGATCCGATTTATTGCCAAACTCCTGATGAAGTTGCTGTTATCGGTGGTGGAATAGCTGGAATGAATGCAACGTTATCTCTTGCCAAGCAGGGAACAAAAGTTACCTTAATTGAACAATCCCCTTCGATTGGAGGGCATATGGCTAAAATTGGTAAGGTATTTTCACCTGTTAAAATTGCAGAAGAATGTGGTATGTGTCTTTTAAATCCGATTTTAAATGAACTTGTTTGGAATGAAAATATTGAAGTTTTGACAAATACTAAGGTTATTGAAGCTGAAAGACGTGCTGGAACTTATAATCTAATACTGGAGAGATCTCCAAGATATGTTGATACTGAAAAATGTATTGCTTGTGGTAATTGTGCGGAAGTGTGTGAAGTTGAAGTTCCAAATGATTGGAATGATAATTTATCTTTAAGAAAAGCAATTTACAGGCCTTTTGGACAATCCTATCCTGAAGCTTATGTAATTGACATGGAAAACTGTTCTAAATGTGGAGATTGTTTTAGAGAGTGCACTATGAAAGCTATTAGACTTAAAGGAAAACCTGAAAGGATTCCGCTTCAAGTAGGTTCTGTTATTGTAGCAACAGGCCATAAGTTATTTGACATGGAAAAAAGACCGGAATATGGATACACCCGTTATGATGATGTAATAACACAATCTGAATTAGGTCGTATTACTGGTGTTAACGGACCAACCAAAGGTAAACTCTTAAAATCTAATGGTGAAGTTCCAAAACGTGTTGTTATGATTCAATGTGTTGGTTCAAGAGATGAAAAACCAGAAGGACATAGATATTGTTCTAAAATCTGCTGTACAATAGCACTAAAAAATGCCAATATCATTAAGCATAAATATCCGGATACTGATGTTTTAATTTGTTATACTGATGTTAGAACTCCTGGAATGTTTGAAAAATATTATAAGCACACTCAGGAAAATGAAGTTAGGTTTATTAGAGGACGTCCTGGTGAAGTAGTTAAAAAAGGAGATAACTTCATTGTAAGAACAGAAGATACAATTAAAGGTGAATTTGTAGAAATTGAAGCTGATATGGTAGTTTTATCAACTGCAATGGAACCATCTGAGGGCACAATAGAAATTGCTGAAATTTTAAATGTTGGTACTACTGAGGATGGATTTATTAAAGAATCACACCCTAAAATCAAACCGGTAGCGACTGATGTTCAAGGAATATTTGTATGTGGAACCGCACAAGATCCGAAAGATATCACTGATTCAATTATGCAGGCAACTGCAGCAGCATCAAAAGTAAATGAATACAATTATGGTGGAGTGGAAATTGAACCGTTCATTGCAGAAATTGACACTGAAAAATGTATAGTCTGTGGTGACTGTATAGAGAGATGTAAATATAAGTCTATGAGCATACAAAATGATGAGATTTATATCGATCCGATGAGTTGCACTGGTTGCGGAAAGTGCCTTGTTGGATGTAATCAAAGAGCAATTACAGTTAATGGTAACATTGATGAGAAAATCATGTCCACAATAAAAGGAGTATTGTCTAAAAAACAAGAGGGTCAACGTACAATATTGGTATTTTTAGATAACATTGGTTATACTGCTGCTGATAATATTGGTGTAAATAGATTGTCTTACCCTGAATCTATCCATATTATTAAAGTGATTTCAGTAAATCGTGTAAGGCCAAGACATATTCAATATGCTCTTGAAAATGGTGCTGATGGTGTATTTATTGGCGAATTCCCTGGAGATTTAATGTATGATGAAGTGGAACGTAAAATCCAAAGGGTAAAAGATAGAATTTATGAAATGGGTGAAAATCCGGAAAGAGTAACATTTTCGAAGGTATATATTCCATACTTCTCAGGATTAGCTCGCAAATTCGTTGATTTCGATAAAAAAATTGAAGAATTAGATGAAGCTGAATTATGA
- the comE gene encoding sulfopyruvate decarboxylase subunit beta — MARREAIENIINCIDDELVVCNIGFPSRELYDIKDRKENFYMIGSMGLASSIGLGLALAQPNRNIVVIDGDGALLMNMGSLVTIFANNPKNLTWIVIDNGAYGSTGNQDTYAQKLDLVDVARGVGFKNSYDFEDINLKEFIKSDDASFIVYHTEPGNSKAPIIDLSPVEIKNRFMDIV; from the coding sequence ATGGCAAGAAGAGAAGCTATTGAAAACATAATTAACTGTATTGACGATGAATTAGTCGTTTGCAATATTGGATTTCCATCAAGAGAATTATATGATATCAAAGATAGGAAAGAAAACTTTTATATGATTGGATCAATGGGACTTGCATCTTCAATTGGACTTGGTCTTGCATTAGCACAGCCTAACAGGAACATTGTTGTAATTGATGGGGATGGAGCACTTTTAATGAATATGGGATCACTTGTAACCATATTTGCAAATAATCCGAAAAACTTAACTTGGATTGTAATAGATAATGGTGCATACGGATCAACTGGTAATCAAGATACTTATGCTCAAAAACTTGATTTAGTGGATGTTGCAAGAGGAGTTGGATTTAAAAATAGTTATGATTTTGAAGATATTAATCTAAAGGAATTTATAAAAAGTGATGATGCAAGTTTTATTGTATATCACACAGAACCCGGAAACTCAAAAGCTCCAATTATTGATTTAAGTCCAGTAGAAATTAAAAATAGATTCATGGATATTGTTTAA
- the comD gene encoding sulfopyruvate decarboxylase subunit alpha, which yields MDSSEAIFDGLKDAGINFIVSVPCVNLSKLLNMIDKDPDIIHIPVTREEEGIGICAGAYLGGKKAAILMQNSGLGNSINALKSLTELYEFPLLMVMSHRGTEGENICGQVPMGESTPLILEAMNYKFFKPGTPEGAYEDVKEAWELSVEEGKPVSVLLEIKYW from the coding sequence ATGGATAGTAGTGAAGCTATATTTGATGGACTTAAAGATGCAGGAATTAACTTTATTGTTAGTGTTCCATGTGTTAACTTATCAAAATTATTAAATATGATTGATAAAGATCCGGATATTATTCATATTCCAGTTACTCGTGAAGAAGAAGGAATAGGAATATGTGCCGGAGCATATCTCGGAGGTAAAAAAGCAGCAATTTTAATGCAGAATTCAGGGCTTGGAAATTCAATTAATGCATTAAAATCCCTAACAGAACTATATGAATTTCCTTTACTTATGGTAATGAGCCATAGAGGTACTGAAGGAGAAAATATTTGTGGACAGGTCCCAATGGGTGAGTCAACACCATTAATATTGGAAGCAATGAATTATAAATTCTTCAAGCCAGGAACTCCTGAAGGAGCATATGAAGATGTAAAAGAAGCTTGGGAATTATCAGTTGAAGAAGGAAAACCTGTAAGTGTATTACTTGAAATTAAGTATTGGTGA
- the cofH gene encoding 5-amino-6-(D-ribitylamino)uracil--L-tyrosine 4-hydroxyphenyl transferase CofH, which yields MFDRLPISSKTEKILTKSLDEQITVGEANYLMNIKGADLYPLLATADYLRQKIVGDNVTFINNCNINFTNICTVRCGFCAFGKDADNPDAYILDDEAILKKAQSAIKKGAHEFCVMGGVLPDADIEYYEHLMHLLKDEYPNVMIHGFSPTMIADACKVSGISIAEGCERLKDAGLDTLPGTAAEILTDRSRALICPEKVSVDEWINIIKTAHEVGIPGSATIMYGHVETLEERVEHIDIIRRIQEETHGFTEFIPMTFMHEYSPIFLEGQSNLGASGTQDLKLYAVSRLMLRDLIPNIQVSWVKMGYRFAQVALTAGTNDLGGTLGGDELSEASGAPDGVEASIDTLSRMVKDLGRNPIERNSKYSEFYPIE from the coding sequence ATGTTTGATAGACTACCAATTTCTTCTAAAACAGAGAAGATTTTAACTAAATCTTTAGATGAACAAATAACTGTTGGGGAAGCAAATTACTTAATGAATATTAAAGGTGCTGATTTATACCCATTACTTGCAACTGCTGACTATTTAAGGCAAAAAATCGTTGGAGATAATGTAACATTCATTAATAATTGTAATATTAACTTTACAAACATTTGTACAGTTAGATGTGGATTTTGTGCATTTGGAAAAGATGCAGATAATCCTGATGCGTATATTCTGGATGATGAAGCAATCCTTAAAAAAGCTCAAAGCGCTATTAAAAAAGGCGCCCATGAATTCTGTGTAATGGGAGGGGTACTTCCTGATGCTGATATTGAATATTATGAACATTTAATGCACTTATTAAAAGACGAATATCCGAATGTAATGATTCATGGATTTTCACCAACTATGATTGCTGATGCATGTAAAGTATCCGGAATCAGTATTGCTGAAGGTTGTGAAAGATTAAAGGATGCTGGTCTTGATACATTACCAGGAACTGCCGCTGAAATTTTAACAGATCGTTCAAGAGCATTGATATGTCCTGAAAAAGTAAGTGTTGATGAGTGGATAAATATTATTAAAACAGCCCATGAAGTTGGAATTCCAGGTTCTGCAACTATTATGTATGGGCATGTTGAAACTTTAGAAGAAAGAGTGGAACATATTGATATTATTAGAAGGATACAAGAAGAAACCCATGGATTTACGGAATTTATTCCAATGACTTTCATGCATGAATATTCTCCAATCTTTTTAGAAGGTCAGTCAAACCTTGGAGCTAGTGGAACACAGGATTTAAAGTTATATGCTGTTTCAAGATTAATGCTTAGGGATTTAATTCCGAATATTCAAGTATCTTGGGTGAAAATGGGTTATAGATTTGCTCAAGTAGCTTTAACTGCAGGAACTAATGATTTAGGTGGTACTTTAGGTGGAGATGAATTATCTGAAGCTTCTGGCGCACCAGATGGAGTTGAAGCATCTATTGATACATTAAGTAGGATGGTTAAAGATTTAGGTAGAAATCCAATTGAAAGAAACTCTAAATATAGCGAGTTTTATCCAATTGAATAA
- a CDS encoding nucleoside/nucleotide kinase family protein → MKKFIVIDGLDGSGKDTQVKLIAEMYEKQGRNVVIRSHPCFDNRYGRKSKEALLKTGKINHLLATVYFGLDAIRSVVKYTHDDNVDVLIFSRYILAVMYLPNGINTIVYKIVAFILPTSDCMFFLDVSPEESLRRIGSRNENTEMFENIECLRKNRLKSQKFTYNWNVIPGDDSAEVISEKIKMKCIETDKLLN, encoded by the coding sequence ATGAAGAAGTTTATTGTCATTGACGGATTAGATGGATCTGGTAAAGATACGCAAGTGAAATTAATAGCCGAAATGTATGAAAAACAAGGACGTAATGTTGTTATTAGGTCACATCCATGTTTTGACAATAGGTATGGTAGAAAATCAAAAGAAGCACTATTAAAAACAGGTAAAATTAATCATTTGCTTGCAACTGTTTATTTTGGGCTTGATGCAATCAGATCTGTTGTTAAATACACACATGATGATAATGTTGATGTATTAATATTCTCCAGATACATTTTAGCAGTGATGTATCTTCCAAACGGAATAAATACTATTGTTTATAAAATTGTGGCATTTATTCTTCCAACATCAGATTGTATGTTCTTTTTAGATGTAAGTCCAGAAGAATCTCTTAGAAGAATTGGTTCTCGAAATGAAAACACTGAAATGTTTGAGAATATTGAATGTCTGAGAAAAAACCGTCTAAAATCACAAAAATTTACATATAACTGGAATGTAATTCCAGGCGATGATTCGGCTGAGGTAATTTCTGAAAAAATAAAAATGAAATGCATTGAAACAGACAAGTTACTTAATTAA
- the priS gene encoding DNA primase catalytic subunit PriS, with translation MFSKATLKERRQYYREEWSVKDLPEFIATDLKKREFGFDHNGRGPNDRYKVFRGPESLGKFLKFKSPFAAYISVAFYNNPRRREDWLKAEYIFDVDAKDIPIRTCQCNGVCEVCLGEALEIVNSLIDTLQSDLGLKNIHLIYSGRGYHIRILDEEMMSANSELRSEVLKYAAGAEVPKSQFINPEISNKSFNFEHFTIPVGYSKIFTDKVKFNIQHLVGNEKIDGINPKLMKDILSSRHHLDNDNWGYFKRDIGPRRYKNLVAAMARVNLSTIDAKVSIDLKRILRLPSSLHSKVSMKCMEVKNRENFDPLDKAVPKFVYERKGV, from the coding sequence ATGTTTTCTAAAGCTACACTTAAAGAAAGAAGACAATATTATCGTGAAGAATGGTCAGTAAAAGACTTGCCAGAATTCATTGCTACTGATTTAAAAAAAAGGGAATTCGGTTTTGACCATAATGGGAGAGGACCTAATGATAGATACAAAGTATTTAGAGGACCCGAATCTTTAGGAAAATTTTTAAAATTCAAATCCCCATTTGCAGCATATATTTCAGTAGCATTTTATAATAATCCTAGAAGAAGGGAGGACTGGTTGAAAGCAGAATATATTTTTGATGTAGATGCAAAAGACATTCCAATTAGGACTTGCCAATGCAATGGAGTTTGTGAGGTTTGTCTTGGTGAAGCTTTAGAAATTGTTAACTCATTAATTGACACATTACAGTCAGATTTAGGATTAAAAAATATTCATTTAATTTATTCAGGAAGAGGATATCATATTAGAATTTTAGATGAAGAAATGATGAGTGCTAATAGCGAACTCAGATCTGAAGTTTTAAAATATGCTGCAGGAGCAGAAGTTCCGAAATCTCAATTTATTAATCCTGAAATTTCAAATAAAAGTTTTAACTTTGAGCATTTTACAATCCCTGTTGGATACTCTAAAATATTCACTGATAAAGTGAAATTTAATATTCAGCATTTAGTTGGAAATGAGAAAATTGATGGCATTAATCCAAAATTGATGAAAGATATCCTGTCATCAAGACATCACTTAGATAATGATAATTGGGGTTATTTTAAAAGAGATATTGGCCCTAGAAGATATAAAAATCTTGTTGCTGCTATGGCTCGTGTTAATCTATCAACTATTGATGCAAAAGTTTCAATTGATTTAAAAAGAATTTTAAGACTCCCATCATCACTTCACTCAAAAGTAAGTATGAAATGTATGGAAGTTAAAAACAGAGAAAATTTTGATCCTCTAGACAAGGCAGTCCCTAAATTTGTTTATGAAAGAAAAGGTGTATAA
- the priL gene encoding DNA primase large subunit PriL: protein MTEVSYINPLSNEGRGIIRNYGDLNQIFKEDDSLIEICTHTANQKLSDDYIPKSYHDLALKRIQWAIEKKNNKNFTQAEFEFLTNDELYLQDVVTFHILCQAIAVQFNTGSRETRLFVQSQGTLILERLAKIPPMSRAEIIDDVLDEVKIDGSIKWKSLKDIVASKRLKLTDLLIDRGDIVLQQDDFLNRFADRFHDRSPDRMYSILIGDSVKEQILSRLVMQKTEEYIKRIKEMSSRIEIHPAIIKIGEELKEFIPDETGKYNQYYAGNGGIYGSVQAGKLNPDAFPPCIQETVNGVSSGGRNDAIVLLLTSFASYARLYPRIFASEENVKVSDMDPDLTITENEILPLIFDAADNCTPPLFEDQPQEKINIISKLGFGMHDRLDINHEGETKWYTPMSCEKIKIHLPNLCHPDKSCKGINNPLSCYGRKKFQLDNAQKE from the coding sequence ATGACTGAAGTTTCTTATATTAACCCATTATCAAACGAAGGAAGAGGAATCATTCGAAATTATGGTGATTTAAATCAGATTTTTAAAGAGGATGATTCCTTAATTGAAATTTGTACTCATACTGCAAATCAGAAACTTTCAGATGATTATATTCCAAAATCATACCATGATCTGGCTCTTAAGCGTATCCAATGGGCAATAGAAAAAAAGAATAACAAAAACTTCACTCAAGCGGAATTCGAATTTTTAACAAATGATGAGTTATACTTACAAGATGTAGTAACTTTCCATATATTATGTCAGGCAATTGCTGTTCAGTTTAACACAGGTTCACGTGAAACAAGATTATTTGTCCAATCACAAGGAACACTCATCCTAGAACGTCTCGCTAAAATACCACCAATGTCAAGAGCTGAAATTATTGATGATGTACTTGATGAAGTTAAAATTGATGGCAGCATTAAATGGAAATCACTTAAAGATATTGTTGCAAGCAAAAGGCTAAAATTAACTGATTTATTAATAGATCGTGGAGATATTGTTCTTCAGCAAGACGATTTTTTAAATAGATTTGCCGATAGATTCCATGACAGAAGTCCGGATAGAATGTATAGCATATTGATTGGAGATAGTGTTAAAGAACAAATATTATCAAGATTAGTCATGCAAAAAACCGAAGAATACATTAAAAGAATTAAAGAGATGTCTTCTAGAATTGAAATTCATCCTGCAATTATTAAAATTGGAGAGGAGTTAAAAGAATTCATTCCCGATGAAACTGGAAAATATAATCAATATTATGCAGGCAATGGAGGAATCTATGGTAGTGTTCAAGCTGGAAAATTAAATCCAGATGCTTTTCCACCTTGTATTCAAGAAACAGTTAATGGAGTATCTTCAGGTGGTCGTAATGATGCTATTGTATTATTATTAACATCATTTGCATCCTATGCTAGATTGTATCCAAGAATTTTTGCATCAGAGGAAAATGTTAAAGTTTCAGATATGGATCCTGATTTAACAATTACAGAAAATGAGATTTTACCTTTAATTTTTGATGCAGCAGATAACTGTACACCACCATTATTCGAAGATCAACCACAAGAAAAAATAAATATTATATCAAAATTAGGTTTTGGAATGCATGATAGACTAGACATTAATCATGAAGGGGAAACTAAATGGTACACTCCAATGAGTTGCGAGAAAATAAAAATACATCTGCCTAATCTATGTCATCCAGACAAGTCCTGTAAAGGTATTAATAACCCTTTGTCATGTTATGGACGTAAAAAATTCCAGCTTGATAATGCACAGAAAGAATAA
- a CDS encoding ATP-binding protein — protein sequence MISGRGGCGKSTIVSLLARKLKNNGNRILVVDCDESNFGLNKILGIEKPKKTLMNNLGGKLAVRDKLLEIVQKDENHLNIFDVMSLDDLSNDYVTWDDNLGFLEIGKIEHSMEGCACPMGALSRDFLNHLTINENEWILVDTEAGIEHFGRGVLEGADFIIAIVDPSEDAILLANKAYKLSFENNKNFGVILNKIDDNLEEILKSKLDSNIAILGIINYSSDIAMLNLQGNSVESVSIGVLDDIITCIN from the coding sequence TTGATTAGTGGAAGGGGAGGTTGTGGAAAAAGCACTATCGTTTCACTTCTTGCTCGAAAACTAAAGAATAATGGAAATAGAATTTTAGTTGTCGATTGTGATGAGTCTAATTTTGGCTTAAATAAAATTTTAGGTATAGAAAAACCAAAAAAAACATTAATGAATAATCTTGGAGGTAAATTAGCTGTCAGGGATAAATTGCTTGAAATTGTTCAGAAAGATGAAAATCATCTTAATATTTTTGATGTAATGTCATTAGATGATTTATCTAACGATTATGTTACTTGGGATGATAATTTAGGATTTCTTGAGATTGGTAAAATTGAACATTCAATGGAAGGTTGTGCATGTCCAATGGGGGCTTTATCACGAGATTTTTTAAATCATCTCACAATCAATGAAAATGAATGGATTTTAGTTGATACTGAAGCCGGAATTGAACATTTTGGAAGGGGTGTTTTGGAAGGAGCAGATTTTATAATTGCTATTGTTGATCCTTCTGAAGATGCAATATTGCTGGCAAATAAAGCATATAAATTATCTTTCGAAAATAATAAAAATTTCGGTGTTATTCTAAACAAAATTGATGATAATCTAGAAGAAATATTAAAAAGTAAATTAGATTCCAATATTGCTATTTTAGGAATCATTAATTATTCTTCAGATATAGCTATGTTAAATCTTCAAGGAAATTCAGTAGAATCTGTTTCTATCGGTGTATTGGATGACATTATAACATGCATTAATTAA
- a CDS encoding flavin reductase family protein: MKLKNFKRENMIPLPVTLISTANKEGIRNIAPYSCVVTILRPTNLVCIASAMMRDTYVNIEETGEFVINMISADMVDAVIPTSSHVSFEVDEYELAGLEATESKKVSAPGIKGAYSQMECKLTKIYKDKDPIGIPYLLIIGEVVHLEVDDDCLDEEYGVLDLNKVKPLMMLESDKGMHFCTIEDLNKFETFGAMFSDGKDPLEWMYEGD; this comes from the coding sequence ATGAAATTAAAAAATTTTAAAAGAGAAAACATGATTCCTCTTCCTGTGACTTTAATATCTACAGCAAATAAAGAAGGAATTAGAAATATTGCTCCTTATTCATGTGTAGTGACTATATTGAGACCAACAAATCTTGTTTGCATAGCTTCTGCAATGATGAGGGATACATATGTAAATATTGAAGAAACCGGTGAATTTGTTATTAACATGATATCTGCAGATATGGTGGATGCAGTTATACCAACTTCATCTCATGTGTCTTTTGAGGTGGATGAGTATGAACTGGCAGGTTTGGAAGCTACTGAATCAAAAAAAGTAAGTGCACCAGGTATTAAAGGAGCTTATTCGCAAATGGAGTGTAAACTAACAAAAATTTATAAAGACAAAGATCCAATTGGAATTCCATATTTGCTAATAATAGGGGAAGTAGTTCATCTTGAAGTTGATGACGATTGCTTGGATGAGGAATATGGTGTTTTGGATTTAAATAAAGTGAAACCGTTAATGATGCTGGAATCTGATAAAGGAATGCATTTCTGTACAATTGAAGATCTTAATAAATTCGAAACTTTTGGAGCGATGTTTTCAGATGGAAAAGATCCTTTGGAATGGATGTATGAAGGAGATTAA